The Pleurodeles waltl isolate 20211129_DDA chromosome 6, aPleWal1.hap1.20221129, whole genome shotgun sequence genome has a segment encoding these proteins:
- the HES2 gene encoding transcription factor HES-2 produces the protein MSPNLAVPDTHQPSYPSKMGRRGSENGELRKTLKPLMEKRRRARINESLNHLKTLILPLIGKDSSRYSKLEKADILEMTVRFLKDLPPVSTQTSSESYREGFRACIGKVDGILAKSSLLDADTQSRLIEHLQRSPELSSCQGRTAPVAPSGELSSGTPRIVFRLNPCRRAEARPCASGPPALPRPAPEPLPSNSPVWRPW, from the exons ATGTCTCCCAATCTGGCAGTGCCTGACACTCACCAGCCTTCCTACCCCTCCAAGATGGGCAGGCGTGGCTCGGAGAACGGCGAGCTGAGAAAG ACTCTCAAACCCCTGATGGAGAAGCGCAGGCGGGCGCGGATTAATGAAAGTCTGAACCATCTGAAAACGCTGATTCTGCCCCTGATCGGCAAAGAT AGTTCGAGATATTCCAAGCTGGAAAAAGCTGATATTTTGGAAATGACCGTGAGATTCCTGAAAGATCTTCCCCCCGTCAGCACACAAA CATCCTCGGAGAGCTACAGAGAAGGGTTCCGGGCCTGCATCGGCAAGGTTGACGGCATCCTCGCCAAGAGCAGCCTCCTAGACGCAGATACCCAAAGCCGCCTCATAGAGCACCTGCAGCGGAGCCCCGAGCTGTCCTCCTGCCAAGGGCGCACCGCCCCCGTGGCCCCCAGTGGCGAACTGAGCAGCGGCACCCCCAGGATCGTCTTCCGACTGAACCCATGCAGGAGAGCTGAGGCCCGGCCCTGTGCATCTGGCCCTCCGGCTCTGCCTAGGCCTGCGCCCGAACCCCTGCCCTCCAATAGCCCTGTCTGGAGGCCATGGTAA